One window of Fusobacterium polymorphum genomic DNA carries:
- a CDS encoding toxin-antitoxin system YwqK family antitoxin — protein sequence MKNKIFIIAFSLLLSISAFSNPDEVRKKDLRIVEKIYYLKDSEVPFTGKVSEGRDRLYYLNGKQDGKWISFYKNGNIKSIVTWKNGKLNGKYIIYENNGRKSTETIYKDGKENGYYYLYNSNGTYRTKGAYSMGKPIGEWEYYDKDGKLTNKVIAE from the coding sequence TTGAAAAATAAAATATTTATAATTGCTTTTTCTTTACTTCTTTCTATATCTGCTTTTTCAAATCCAGATGAAGTTAGAAAAAAAGATTTAAGAATTGTTGAAAAAATATATTATCTTAAAGATTCAGAAGTCCCTTTTACAGGTAAAGTTAGTGAGGGGAGAGATAGACTTTACTATTTAAATGGTAAACAAGATGGGAAATGGATATCTTTCTATAAAAATGGAAATATAAAATCTATTGTAACTTGGAAAAATGGAAAATTAAATGGTAAATATATAATCTATGAAAATAATGGAAGAAAATCTACAGAAACTATTTATAAAGATGGTAAAGAAAATGGTTACTATTATCTTTATAATTCTAACGGAACTTATCGTACAAAAGGTGCATATTCAATGGGAAAACCTATTGGAGAATGGGAATATTATGATAAAGATGGTAAGTTAACAAATAAAGTTATAGCTGAGTAA